In Crassostrea angulata isolate pt1a10 chromosome 4, ASM2561291v2, whole genome shotgun sequence, one genomic interval encodes:
- the LOC128179387 gene encoding perlucin-like protein isoform X1 translates to MCLKVRMGNILWTLLAIFLLDNFKTFGELVVSKFEDHSNLISNAESVTCEALVSKRTSLINCAVDCSHLSWCVAFFFNSRLQTCCLLKTLMAIDSVIQKDEDIRINGYFVKQPIQPEETIECPGVWEENDGSKYCFVISKADWDLAERKCSMMGGHLVAIESESEDKWIYERMNFYTNITGPDAKWWSGGTDKDSEDFFYWQHSRQNLTFEKWNLGDPSGDKDENCLLLLLLDHWQDYPCSDEYSFICEK, encoded by the exons ATGTGTTTAAAAGTAAGAATGGGTAATATTCTTTGGACTCTACTTGCTATATTTTTATTggataatttcaaaacatttgggGAATTAGTGGTGTCCAAATTCGAGGATCACAGCAATTTGATATCTAATGCCGAAAGTGTAACTTGTGAAGCATTAGTGTCTAAGCGAACGTCTTTGATTAACTGTGCAGTGGACTGTAGTCACTTGTCATGGTGTGTGGCTTTCTTTTTCAACAGCAGACTTCAGACTTGTTGTCTTTTGAAGACTCTTATGGCAATTGATAGTGTTATCCAAAAAGACGAGGATATTAGAATAAATGGATACTTTGTTAAGCAACCAATAC aACCAGAAGAAACAATAGAGTGTCCTGGCGTTTGGGAAGAAAATGATGGTAGCAAGTATTGTTTTGTGATCTCAAAAGCAGATTGGGATTTGGCTGAG AGGAAGTGTTCTATGATGGGAGGACACCTGGTGGCAATTGAGTCGGAGAGTGAAGATAAGTGGATCTATGAGAGGATGAATTTTTACACGAATATCACGG GTCCTGATGCAAAGTGGTGGTCAGGGGGGACAGATAAGGATTCAGAAGACTTCTTTTACTGGCAGCACTCAAGACAGAACTTGACCTTTGAAAAATGGAACCTTGGTGACCCAAGTGGCGATAAGGATGAAAACTGTCTTCTCCTGTTACTGCTCGACCATTGGCAAGATTACCCATGTTCTGACGAGTATAGCTTTATTTGTGAGAAATAG
- the LOC128179387 gene encoding C-type lectin domain family 4 member A-like isoform X2: MEEEPEETIECPGVWEENDGSKYCFVISKADWDLAERKCSMMGGHLVAIESESEDKWIYERMNFYTNITGPDAKWWSGGTDKDSEDFFYWQHSRQNLTFEKWNLGDPSGDKDENCLLLLLLDHWQDYPCSDEYSFICEK; this comes from the exons ATGGAGGAAG aACCAGAAGAAACAATAGAGTGTCCTGGCGTTTGGGAAGAAAATGATGGTAGCAAGTATTGTTTTGTGATCTCAAAAGCAGATTGGGATTTGGCTGAG AGGAAGTGTTCTATGATGGGAGGACACCTGGTGGCAATTGAGTCGGAGAGTGAAGATAAGTGGATCTATGAGAGGATGAATTTTTACACGAATATCACGG GTCCTGATGCAAAGTGGTGGTCAGGGGGGACAGATAAGGATTCAGAAGACTTCTTTTACTGGCAGCACTCAAGACAGAACTTGACCTTTGAAAAATGGAACCTTGGTGACCCAAGTGGCGATAAGGATGAAAACTGTCTTCTCCTGTTACTGCTCGACCATTGGCAAGATTACCCATGTTCTGACGAGTATAGCTTTATTTGTGAGAAATAG
- the LOC128181373 gene encoding uncharacterized protein LOC128181373: MTMSISLVICSLFGIVRLNAQTLGGAVCQDKIDNCSQYGLTVCTTYQPWARDHCSAYCGFCIAPSTTPLPCADKIDDCESYGQHVCSEPRYIAFVLENCRYFCRQCSDEQLANADSKTTTLPPPLCVDKLDTCVRYSQDVCTTYKRWAQENCRFYCRLCSQEQLLIADSKTTTTTTIGTPAIPCKDNLPHCDVYGDDICTTYPSWAEVNCRAYCRFCKPLEFVTLGSVGPGSIPVNKRTKERKNRSYLRKLN; encoded by the exons ATGACAATGTCTATCTCTCTTGTAATCTGTTCTCTGTTCGGTATTGTACGTTTAAACGCACAGACACTGGGCGGTGCAG TCTGCCAAGATAAGATAGACAACTGTTCACAGTATGGCCTTACCGTCTGTACAACCTACCAACCCTGGGCACGTGACCATTGTTCGGCGTACTGTGGATTCTGCATAG CTCCATCAACCACCCCGTTACCTTGTGCGGACAAAATAGATGATTGTGAGAGCTATGGACAACATGTTTGCAGTGAACCTAGGTATATCGCATTTGTACTGGAAAACTGTCGCTACTTTTGCAGGCAGTGTTCAG ATGAGCAACTAGCGAACGCAGATTCCAAGACAACAACTTTAC CACCTCCACTTTGTGTTGACAAACTCGATACTTGTGTTCGATACAGCCAGGACGTGTGTACGACCTATAAACGATGGGCACAGGAAAATTGCCGCTTTTACTGTCGCTTGTGTAGTC AGGAACAACTTCTTATTGCGGATTCTAAGACCACTACCACCACGA CAATCGGAACGCCAGCTATTCCATGCAAGGACAACCTCCCCCATTGTGACGTTTATGGTGACGACATATGCACAACATATCCATCTTGGGCAGAGGTTAACTGCCGTGCCTACTGTCGATTCTGCAAACCTTTAG AGTTTGTAACATTAGGAAGCGTGGGTCCCGGCTCAATCCCAGTAAATAAGCGGACCAAGGAAAGAAAAAACAG GTCCTATCTGAGAAAACTGAATTGA